AAATCCAGGCGGTCGGCATCGGCCGCGAGTACGGCGGGCTCCTCGGGCGGGCCGACCGGCTCGCGCTGTCCGGTATCGTCGGCGTGGTCGCCGCGATTTACGCCGCGCCGGTCGTCGCCGGGCTGAACGTCGTCGGCCTGCTGCTCGCGCTGTTCGCCGTCGTCGGCCACCTCACCGCGGTCCAGCGGTTCCTCGGCGCTTGGAGCGACCTCTGAGCGACCGTGTCGGCGATGGGCGACGGGTCATCGCTGAACCGCGAGCACGGGAGCGTTCGCGTGCCGGACGACCTCGTCGGTGATGCTGCCGAAGACGATTCGCTCCGCTCCGCTCCGGCCCTTCGTGCTCATCACCACGAGGTCGATCGCGTTCTCTTCGACGTACTCCGCGATCACCCTCGCGGGACTGCCGAACTCGACTGCGATCGTCGCCTCGACCCCATCGGGCGCGGTCTCCGAGACGATCCGTTCGGCCGCCGAGACCCGGTCGGCGCGCCGCTCGTCGAGTTCCGTCTCGTCGCGTCCGGCGGTTCCGAGTCCGCTGGCGAGTTCAACGATCGAGAGGACGTGTATCTCCGCGTCGTACCGCTCCGCATGACTGAACGCGTGTTTCGAGGCGCGGATCGTTGCCTCGCTGCCGTCGGTCGGAAAGAGGATTGTCTCGTACATGCTGTGTAAGGCGTTAGGGTCTCGGTAGTCGTCGTTTGAACCGCGATAGTCGAGTCACTGTCGGCGGGCGATGAGCGCGGCGTCGGCGAGCACGTCGTGGCCGATCGGCACGAGGTGAACGACCGCACCGATCGCGAAGATATTCAGGG
The sequence above is a segment of the Halorubrum sp. 2020YC2 genome. Coding sequences within it:
- a CDS encoding universal stress protein, producing the protein MYETILFPTDGSEATIRASKHAFSHAERYDAEIHVLSIVELASGLGTAGRDETELDERRADRVSAAERIVSETAPDGVEATIAVEFGSPARVIAEYVEENAIDLVVMSTKGRSGAERIVFGSITDEVVRHANAPVLAVQR